The following DNA comes from Kaistia sp. 32K.
TCGTCTCGCGTGGCGGCTGGCCGGTGGTTCCCGGCGACAAGAAGCTCAGCCTCGGCCTCAAGGATCCCAACGTCGTGATCCTGCGCCAGCGTCTCGCCGTCACCGGCGATCTCGGCCAGGGTACGGGCAATTCGCAGACCTTCGATTCCTATGTCGATGCAGGCCTGCGCCGGTTCCAGGCCCGTCACGGCCTGCCGGTCGATGGCGTCGCCGGCCAGTCGACCATCAACATGATGAACGTTCCGGCCGCCGTCCGGCTCACGCAGCTGCAGACCAACCTGGTTCGCCTGCGCTCGATGTCGGGCTTCCTCGGCGAACGCTATGTGATGATCAACATTCCGGCCGCGGCGATCGAGGTCGTCGAGGGCAATCGCGTCGTCTCGCGCCATACGGCCGTCGTCGGCAAGGTCGATCGTCCGACCCCGGTGCTCGCCACCCGGATCTATCGCATCAGCTTCAACCCGAACTGGACCGTTCCGGCGTCGATCATCCGCAAGGACCTGATCCCGCTGATGCAGAAGTCGCCCGACTATCTGACCAAGAAGCACATCCGGATCTACGATACCGCCGGCGTCGAAGTGCCGCCGGAGTCGATCGACTGGCATACGGACCAGGCCACCAAGGGCTATCTGTTCCGCCAGGATCCGGGTGATTTCAACTCGCTCGGCACCGTG
Coding sequences within:
- a CDS encoding murein L,D-transpeptidase, whose amino-acid sequence is MTRRGALRSIAGAMAASVAMPLSAFAQGVDPINQVLQNGSSDWSDGFDAASSGAASVRTSAPILSPDTAQAVEYAIQNYTDIVSRGGWPVVPGDKKLSLGLKDPNVVILRQRLAVTGDLGQGTGNSQTFDSYVDAGLRRFQARHGLPVDGVAGQSTINMMNVPAAVRLTQLQTNLVRLRSMSGFLGERYVMINIPAAAIEVVEGNRVVSRHTAVVGKVDRPTPVLATRIYRISFNPNWTVPASIIRKDLIPLMQKSPDYLTKKHIRIYDTAGVEVPPESIDWHTDQATKGYLFRQDPGDFNSLGTVRISFHNDEQVYMHDTPQKDIFGREQRFDSSGCIRVQNVRQVIGWLLRDTPEFPRERIDQIFKSGEQVNVNPKPEVPLYLQYISAWAMADGVTHFRDDIYNRDGIGQLALQ